A genomic segment from Thermoplasmataceae archaeon encodes:
- a CDS encoding DUF1634 domain-containing protein — protein sequence MHYGLLISSFPMTGGTITKLSSGSDLLATLRSLLASTDSSANLLGAFRIGGGLDQAEDLLMVLGIFTEIAIPISRAFFTIFTFSPKRERSYVIMTVTVILTIRGGFLFAGSFEAGVLYDTFTWVLLHFAWARQTSR from the coding sequence CTGCATTATGGACTTCTGATCTCGTCATTCCCGATGACGGGCGGTACCATTACGAAGCTCAGTTCTGGATCTGACCTGCTTGCCACCCTCAGAAGTCTGCTCGCGAGCACTGACAGCTCTGCAAACCTTCTCGGTGCTTTTCGGATTGGCGGTGGGTTGGATCAAGCTGAAGATCTTCTGATGGTCCTTGGAATATTCACAGAGATCGCAATTCCAATTTCCAGGGCTTTCTTCACAATATTCACGTTTTCCCCTAAACGAGAGAGAAGTTACGTCATCATGACCGTTACAGTTATCCTAACAATTAGAGGGGGCTTCCTTTTTGCAGGTTCCTTTGAGGCAGGCGTTCTATATGACACTTTCACTTGGGTTCTTCTTCACTTTGCTTGGGCCAGACAAACATCTCGCTGA